A section of the Procambarus clarkii isolate CNS0578487 chromosome 38, FALCON_Pclarkii_2.0, whole genome shotgun sequence genome encodes:
- the LOC123765991 gene encoding tripartite motif-containing protein 59-like: MMDNKPEECSVCYNDYDDNQLRPRTLPCGHTFCSQCIDNAIKNGQLNCPSCRAEHAATAATLFPINYGMEALIRKLKGIEVVPGVTVPAKPIKTPARGISKKLRSLVQEQKSIISSLITSCEEVLSQLGEYRGQLGDWKTCHLQLQDRLYALVEQNKSTMKLLELEDTSVVDMTTQGEEGKTQLQAMLGSLNTVNTLQEVDTTIDTADECSMKVEDWLKKCQELFPDVKTVHTSVKVRC, encoded by the coding sequence gataacaagccagaggaatgttcagtgtgttatAACGATTATGACGACAATCAACTACGGCCTCGCACACTGCCGtgcggccacacattctgctcccagtgtattgacaatgctatcaagaatggtcagctgaactgccccagctgccgtgccgagcatgctgccacagctgctactctGTTCCCAATTAATTATGGTATGGAAGCCCTTATCAGAAAACTAAAAGGTATCGAGGTTGTGCCAGGGGTAACAGTACCAGCAAAACCCATTAAAACTCCTGCGAGAGGAATCAGTAAGAAGTTACGTtccctggtgcaggagcagaagagcatcatcagcagcctcattactagctgtgaagaggtactgtcccagctgggggagtaccgggggcagctgggggactggaagacttgccacctccagctccaggacagactctatgctctggtagagcagaacaagtcaacaatgaagctcttggaactggaggataccagtgtggtggatatgacaacacaaggagaggaagggaagactcagctgcaggccatgttggggagcctcaacacagtcaacaccctacaggaggttgacacaaccatagacacagctgatgagtgcagcatgaaggtagaagattggctcaagaagtgccaggaactcttcccagatgtcaagactgtccacacctcagtgaaggtacgttgctga